In Desulfosoma caldarium, the following are encoded in one genomic region:
- a CDS encoding alginate export family protein: protein MKKNFIVMVAVLAAVALAMPAFAVDFKYGGMYRLRWQSNDNLSDGNDDIDDNGNWFDQRIRLYFTFVASENLQLVTKWEADTLWGRESPGAGRHGGGDIGADATNLEMKNVYLEFNIPNTPVRAKLGVQGAGFLKGWMFFDDFSGAVFSTKLDPVKLTFGYVAAQNTDVTTSDDNVDDFFLALDYANGPFTASLVGWYQYAHNTNWSAYPDMSTGLYYNNENFAVTDNNLFNLGVSLGYKTDMMVLGLTGIKNFGSYDLVGGKSQDYTGWMLEGTADFMWNDFTFHLGAFYTTGDDDDPADFDYKNDYDAFAYPRGASYYWSEILGLGLFDVSVAGFDHVNRNYQGAYRAADAPSNLWALNAGVIWQALPQTKVTFNYYYVATVESVLADAETGDTAKKIGHEVNLYITQNVVDNLKLTLVGAYLFADDAYTTFKDDDDAYEVGAVLQWSF, encoded by the coding sequence ATGAAGAAGAACTTCATCGTGATGGTCGCGGTCTTGGCGGCGGTGGCGCTGGCCATGCCGGCATTTGCCGTGGATTTCAAGTACGGCGGCATGTATCGCCTGCGGTGGCAGTCCAACGACAACTTGAGCGATGGAAACGACGACATCGACGACAACGGCAACTGGTTCGATCAGAGGATCCGGCTGTACTTTACTTTTGTTGCCAGCGAAAACCTCCAGCTGGTGACCAAATGGGAAGCGGACACGTTGTGGGGCCGTGAATCACCTGGTGCCGGTCGTCACGGCGGTGGTGACATCGGCGCGGATGCAACCAACCTTGAAATGAAGAATGTGTACCTTGAGTTCAATATTCCGAACACTCCGGTGCGCGCCAAGTTGGGTGTCCAGGGTGCCGGTTTCCTCAAGGGTTGGATGTTCTTTGATGACTTTTCGGGCGCCGTGTTTTCCACCAAGCTCGATCCCGTCAAGCTGACCTTTGGATATGTGGCCGCGCAGAATACCGACGTGACCACAAGTGACGATAACGTGGACGATTTCTTCTTGGCCTTGGACTATGCCAATGGCCCCTTCACGGCAAGCTTGGTCGGTTGGTACCAATACGCTCACAACACCAATTGGAGCGCCTACCCGGATATGTCCACGGGCCTATATTATAACAACGAGAACTTCGCGGTAACTGACAACAATTTGTTCAATCTGGGTGTGAGCCTAGGTTATAAGACGGACATGATGGTTCTGGGCCTGACCGGCATCAAGAACTTCGGAAGTTATGACCTTGTGGGTGGCAAAAGCCAGGACTACACCGGCTGGATGTTGGAAGGCACCGCCGACTTCATGTGGAATGATTTCACGTTCCATCTGGGTGCTTTTTACACCACCGGCGACGATGACGACCCGGCGGACTTCGATTATAAGAACGATTATGATGCGTTTGCCTATCCCCGCGGCGCGTCCTACTACTGGTCGGAAATTTTGGGCCTGGGCCTGTTTGACGTGAGCGTGGCTGGCTTTGACCACGTGAACCGGAACTATCAGGGCGCGTATCGGGCGGCGGATGCTCCCTCTAACTTGTGGGCTCTGAACGCCGGCGTCATTTGGCAGGCGTTGCCCCAGACCAAGGTGACCTTTAACTATTACTACGTGGCGACGGTGGAAAGCGTTTTGGCCGATGCCGAAACTGGCGACACGGCCAAGAAGATCGGGCACGAAGTGAACCTCTACATTACCCAAAATGTCGTGGACAACTTGAAGCTGACTCTTGTGGGCGCCTACCTCTTTGCGGATGATGCTTACACCACCTTCAAAGACGATGACGACGCCTACGAGGTGGGTGCCGTGCTGCAATGGAGCTTCTAG
- a CDS encoding FG-GAP-like repeat-containing protein, translating into MVLYARLGKCCVVASLVASVLWGVHVGSVTAQESSDKTVAVVPFQMNTPKDLFYLQDGIWDMLRSRLSWPGKVRVLDKATVQAVAKTPADVQTPDAARALAHQIKADYVLYGSVTALGESVSLDATVVPTATQEPPKHFPYQSPSLSQLIPTVNRLAEDVNRQIFNRTAHAAATASTAESPSTRHPELLFLESTMPGQAVSYLNPNFIEVTPEGSLRQPGLWRSQTFSEAVLSIDVGDVDGDGREELVALTASRVTVYRRVAQGLQNVAEYRAGKLDSFKWLALADVDGDGRLDILVTNIYQRNRGHHPGFESINVSDTEWEPASLVLKFDAKTKNLTVAAQRLPYFINAVSFPSRGRVALAQARGRYGDLFEPEIFEWRLHDGKFTTTAPVPLPPRCNLINFAVGDFTGDGAVEYAVITADHRLLLVDAAGNRLWRSRQQQFGATTNYLLGKVEDLRYNDVEYYYIPSPVLVMDLNKDGIQEIVVNRSPDTTSRFLPQGLKYYEAGEVVSFSWDQLGLVENWKTRQVDGMVTSIRLGDLNGDGTPELIASLVAGKDLLKLWKTRSTIFSYDLRVGRKGKAETARKP; encoded by the coding sequence ATGGTTCTTTACGCTCGTTTAGGAAAATGTTGTGTGGTGGCGTCGCTTGTGGCCTCGGTCCTTTGGGGCGTGCACGTTGGCTCCGTGACGGCGCAGGAGTCTTCGGACAAGACGGTGGCCGTGGTGCCGTTTCAGATGAACACCCCTAAGGATCTTTTCTACCTACAAGACGGCATTTGGGACATGCTCCGGTCCCGTCTTTCTTGGCCCGGCAAGGTCCGCGTCCTGGACAAGGCCACCGTGCAGGCTGTGGCAAAAACGCCAGCTGACGTCCAAACCCCCGACGCTGCCCGTGCCCTGGCGCATCAGATCAAGGCCGATTACGTGCTCTACGGCAGCGTCACCGCTCTGGGGGAATCCGTGAGCCTTGATGCCACGGTTGTCCCCACGGCCACCCAAGAACCACCCAAGCATTTTCCTTATCAAAGTCCCAGCCTGAGTCAGCTTATTCCCACAGTGAACCGACTCGCGGAAGATGTTAACCGCCAGATCTTTAACCGAACGGCCCATGCGGCGGCCACTGCCTCTACGGCAGAGTCCCCTTCCACACGGCATCCCGAACTTCTTTTTCTCGAATCGACCATGCCGGGTCAAGCCGTTTCCTACCTGAACCCTAATTTCATCGAGGTCACCCCTGAAGGTTCGTTGCGTCAGCCCGGGCTATGGCGCAGTCAGACGTTTTCCGAAGCGGTTCTTTCCATCGATGTCGGTGACGTGGACGGTGACGGCCGTGAGGAACTTGTCGCCCTCACGGCCTCTCGGGTCACAGTGTACCGGCGAGTCGCTCAAGGGCTGCAAAACGTCGCCGAATACCGCGCAGGCAAGCTCGATTCGTTCAAATGGCTCGCCCTGGCCGATGTGGACGGCGACGGCCGCTTGGATATTTTGGTCACCAACATTTATCAAAGGAACAGGGGGCACCATCCCGGCTTTGAAAGCATCAACGTTTCCGACACGGAATGGGAACCCGCATCCCTGGTGCTCAAATTCGATGCCAAAACCAAAAACCTCACCGTGGCTGCGCAAAGGCTTCCCTACTTTATCAATGCCGTTTCTTTTCCCAGCCGAGGCCGTGTGGCTCTGGCTCAAGCGCGAGGCCGCTACGGGGATCTGTTTGAACCCGAAATCTTCGAGTGGCGCCTTCACGACGGCAAATTCACCACGACGGCTCCCGTCCCCTTGCCTCCCCGATGCAACCTCATAAACTTTGCGGTCGGTGACTTCACAGGGGACGGCGCCGTGGAATACGCCGTGATCACCGCCGACCATCGACTGCTTCTGGTGGACGCTGCCGGAAATCGCCTGTGGCGCAGTCGGCAGCAGCAGTTTGGAGCCACGACCAATTACCTGCTGGGAAAAGTGGAGGACCTTCGATACAATGACGTTGAGTACTATTATATTCCTTCGCCCGTGCTGGTCATGGACCTCAATAAGGACGGCATTCAGGAAATCGTCGTCAATCGAAGCCCGGATACCACGAGCCGCTTTCTGCCGCAGGGCCTTAAGTACTATGAAGCTGGAGAAGTGGTGAGTTTCTCCTGGGATCAACTGGGGCTTGTGGAAAACTGGAAAACCCGCCAAGTCGACGGTATGGTGACGTCCATTCGATTGGGCGACTTGAACGGTGACGGCACACCGGAACTCATTGCCAGCCTGGTTGCGGGAAAGGATTTGCTGAAACTTTGGAAAACCCGAAGCACGATTTTTTCCTACGATCTTCGTGTGGGCCGAAAAGGCAAGGCGGAGACGGCTCGCAAGCCCTAA
- a CDS encoding 4Fe-4S dicluster domain-containing protein produces MSIKVDPNLMKDLKHFGLKDASKCFHCGNCTAVCPMSETGTPFPRKLVKYAQMGLKDKILRSSEPWLCYYCGTCSDNCPRGADPGETMMVMRRYLTSQYDWTGFSRKFYTSEKFEIMAVIVTGLIVGLLMLLIHGEFDWQNASLEKAWPAHGMEIADLIMASILSFFLLTNVYRFVKFTMGDLLTKIPLRIYASEAKELVLHFLTQKRWAKCEDRTQWIIHLLIMTGYTTAFILVAVLLAGGLAVLGLTWEPLRFQRPFDPLTGRDAIYSVFHPIRLLGYYATIAILIGATYALIGRSRKSKAPYKNSHGTDWMFLVLLELTVITGIAVHILRIMNIPFATYALYILHLMIAVPMLVLEVPFSKWSHLAYRPMAAYLKGVKEKYFAELKNQGPQASATEAAGAKA; encoded by the coding sequence ATGAGTATCAAGGTGGATCCGAATTTGATGAAGGATCTGAAGCACTTCGGCCTAAAAGACGCCAGCAAGTGCTTCCATTGCGGGAATTGTACTGCCGTGTGCCCGATGTCGGAAACAGGTACACCCTTTCCGCGTAAACTGGTCAAGTACGCTCAGATGGGGCTCAAGGACAAGATTCTTCGATCCAGCGAGCCATGGCTGTGCTACTACTGCGGCACCTGCTCCGACAATTGCCCTCGAGGAGCGGACCCGGGCGAGACCATGATGGTCATGCGCCGATACCTCACGAGCCAATACGACTGGACGGGGTTTTCACGCAAGTTTTACACGTCGGAAAAATTCGAAATCATGGCTGTCATCGTTACAGGGCTTATCGTCGGGCTGCTGATGCTGCTCATTCATGGCGAATTCGACTGGCAAAACGCCTCTTTGGAAAAAGCCTGGCCCGCTCACGGGATGGAAATCGCCGATCTCATCATGGCGTCCATCCTCTCCTTTTTCCTGCTGACCAACGTATACAGGTTCGTGAAATTCACCATGGGAGACCTTTTAACCAAGATTCCCCTGCGCATCTATGCCAGCGAGGCGAAGGAACTGGTTCTGCACTTCCTGACCCAGAAACGATGGGCCAAGTGCGAAGACCGCACCCAGTGGATTATTCACCTGCTCATCATGACGGGTTACACCACGGCGTTTATTCTGGTTGCTGTGCTTCTGGCGGGAGGGCTCGCCGTGCTGGGGCTCACATGGGAACCGCTGCGATTCCAAAGACCATTTGATCCGTTGACGGGAAGAGACGCCATCTACTCTGTATTCCATCCCATTCGTCTACTGGGCTACTATGCCACCATCGCCATTCTTATCGGCGCCACTTATGCGCTCATCGGACGTTCTCGTAAGAGTAAGGCACCTTATAAGAATTCCCATGGGACCGACTGGATGTTTCTTGTGCTTTTGGAGTTGACTGTCATCACGGGCATCGCTGTGCATATTCTGAGGATTATGAATATTCCTTTTGCCACGTATGCGCTGTACATACTCCATTTGATGATCGCCGTCCCCATGCTGGTCCTGGAAGTGCCCTTCTCCAAATGGTCGCACCTGGCCTACCGGCCCATGGCAGCGTATCTCAAAGGGGTCAAGGAAAAGTACTTTGCCGAATTGAAGAACCAGGGACCTCAAGCGTCGGCGACAGAAGCTGCTGGCGCTAAAGCGTAG
- a CDS encoding VLRF1 family aeRF1-type release factor — MKALHPSSLESLARRHAPEGSWILSVYLNLDPQVRANRRGAHKLVLEQMLKDLEATLEEDPQTLDHFREDAEWVRSQVGLHIPKGRSLVLFCDVSEGYTYQEDVPVRLPNGAWYERRPYIRPLLDAWKEYERTGIVVVDREKARFLVASMGQVEEVEEAFQTPAVRHRATSGTDHMRSQMVFQRRAATWSHWFLKEVADSLHDMIEDHGIDRVVLAGPEDVTAELKRILPKGVQARVAARVRASVTAKPKELLEAVTPVLREMDAAQERDLVFDCITAARKAQSESPKAVLGLDAVLNAVNQGRVYQILVPAGFTARGFHCPACDVLMDHAPSANACPYCSGALNDMDDVVWAACDRVLAMGGKVEEIGTNGAKESLKKEGPLGAFLR; from the coding sequence ATGAAGGCGTTGCATCCCAGTTCCCTGGAAAGCTTGGCCCGCCGTCATGCTCCCGAAGGTTCCTGGATTCTCAGTGTTTACCTCAACCTGGATCCCCAAGTGCGCGCCAACCGTCGAGGCGCCCACAAACTGGTCCTGGAACAGATGCTCAAGGACCTCGAAGCGACCTTAGAAGAGGATCCGCAAACGCTGGATCATTTTCGAGAGGATGCCGAGTGGGTTCGAAGCCAGGTCGGGCTTCACATCCCCAAGGGTCGAAGCCTGGTGCTGTTTTGCGACGTCTCGGAAGGGTACACCTACCAGGAGGATGTTCCGGTTCGACTTCCCAATGGCGCGTGGTATGAACGCCGCCCCTACATCCGTCCCCTACTGGACGCCTGGAAGGAGTACGAGCGCACCGGCATCGTCGTGGTGGATCGTGAAAAGGCCCGCTTTCTGGTGGCTTCCATGGGGCAAGTGGAAGAAGTGGAGGAGGCCTTTCAAACGCCGGCCGTTCGTCATCGGGCCACCTCCGGCACGGACCACATGCGCTCCCAGATGGTTTTTCAGCGCCGAGCCGCGACCTGGAGCCATTGGTTCCTAAAGGAAGTGGCCGACTCCTTGCACGACATGATCGAGGACCATGGTATTGACCGCGTGGTCTTGGCGGGCCCGGAAGACGTCACCGCCGAACTTAAGCGCATCCTTCCCAAAGGGGTTCAGGCACGCGTTGCCGCTCGAGTGCGCGCCTCCGTCACCGCAAAACCCAAGGAACTTTTGGAGGCCGTGACCCCAGTGCTTCGTGAAATGGATGCAGCCCAGGAAAGGGACCTGGTTTTCGACTGCATCACCGCGGCACGCAAGGCGCAGAGCGAATCGCCCAAAGCGGTTTTGGGACTGGATGCGGTCCTCAATGCCGTGAACCAAGGCCGTGTCTATCAAATACTCGTTCCAGCGGGCTTTACGGCCCGCGGCTTCCACTGCCCAGCCTGTGACGTGCTCATGGATCACGCCCCGTCCGCCAACGCGTGCCCCTATTGCTCCGGCGCCTTGAACGACATGGACGATGTGGTTTGGGCGGCCTGCGACCGCGTGCTGGCCATGGGCGGCAAGGTGGAAGAAATCGGCACGAACGGAGCCAAAGAAAGCCTAAAAAAAGAAGGCCCACTGGGAGCCTTTTTGCGCTAG
- a CDS encoding CoB--CoM heterodisulfide reductase iron-sulfur subunit A family protein: MANTVTQSIMVVGGGMSGMSAAIEAAEAGYEVFLVEKNPYLGGRVAQLHQYFPKLCPPYCGLEINFRRIKDNPKVKVFTMAEVTHIRGVEGDFDVTVKISPRYVNEKCTACGKCAEACSLEIQNPFNYNMDTVKAAYLPHEMAFPMRYVLDPSLVGSAEAQKVKDACPYDAIELDMAEKTMELKVGSIVWATGWKPYDIKKLENYGAGAYANVITNVQMERLAAWNGPTQGKILRPSDGQPPKTVAFVQCAGSRDENHLPFCSGICCLASLKQATYVREQLPEATVYFFYIDVRATDRLEDFVQRVKADDKLIFFKGKVAKITEDGATKNLVCRVENTMTEELHEIPVDLVVLATGMQPNTSESPLPTPVPYDEYGFVASMDAMPGIYAAGTTRTPCNVAESVADGTAAALKAIQSVVRR, from the coding sequence ATGGCAAACACGGTGACACAAAGCATCATGGTGGTCGGAGGTGGCATGAGCGGCATGAGTGCCGCCATTGAAGCCGCCGAGGCGGGGTACGAAGTTTTTCTGGTGGAAAAGAACCCCTACCTGGGAGGGCGTGTGGCGCAGCTGCACCAATATTTTCCAAAACTATGCCCGCCGTACTGCGGCCTGGAAATCAATTTTCGTCGGATCAAAGACAATCCCAAGGTCAAGGTGTTCACCATGGCCGAGGTGACGCACATTCGCGGGGTGGAAGGCGATTTTGACGTTACGGTGAAAATCAGCCCTCGCTATGTCAACGAGAAATGCACGGCATGCGGCAAATGCGCCGAGGCCTGCTCCCTGGAAATTCAGAACCCGTTCAACTACAACATGGACACCGTCAAGGCGGCTTACCTGCCTCACGAAATGGCCTTTCCCATGCGCTATGTGCTCGATCCCAGCCTGGTTGGCAGTGCCGAAGCCCAAAAGGTCAAGGACGCCTGTCCTTATGACGCCATTGAATTGGACATGGCGGAAAAGACGATGGAGCTCAAGGTGGGTAGCATCGTGTGGGCCACGGGTTGGAAGCCTTACGACATCAAGAAGCTGGAAAACTACGGGGCCGGCGCCTACGCCAACGTCATTACCAATGTACAGATGGAGAGGCTGGCGGCGTGGAACGGTCCGACCCAGGGCAAGATTCTTCGTCCCTCCGATGGGCAGCCGCCAAAAACGGTGGCTTTCGTGCAATGTGCCGGATCCCGGGATGAGAACCATCTGCCTTTCTGTTCGGGCATTTGCTGTTTGGCTTCCTTGAAGCAAGCCACCTATGTTCGAGAGCAGCTTCCCGAGGCGACAGTTTACTTTTTCTACATCGACGTGCGGGCCACGGACCGGCTGGAAGACTTTGTGCAACGCGTCAAGGCTGATGACAAGCTCATCTTTTTCAAGGGCAAAGTGGCCAAGATCACCGAGGATGGGGCCACGAAAAACCTGGTGTGCCGAGTGGAAAACACCATGACCGAAGAGCTGCACGAAATTCCCGTGGATTTGGTGGTGCTGGCCACGGGCATGCAGCCCAATACGTCTGAAAGTCCGCTGCCCACGCCGGTACCCTACGACGAGTACGGTTTTGTGGCGTCCATGGACGCCATGCCGGGCATCTATGCCGCGGGCACGACTCGAACCCCGTGCAATGTGGCCGAATCCGTCGCCGACGGCACGGCAGCCGCTCTCAAAGCCATTCAATCCGTCGTGAGGAGGTAG
- a CDS encoding hydrogenase iron-sulfur subunit, which yields MDKKLATYICTGCGIGDALDIEQLSKVAQKECKAALVKTHACLCGQEGVDMIKADIDGQGVNCLMIAACSPRVMYDVFRFPGCLVDRVNLREQVVWSQKPGDEDTQMMAEDYLRMSAAKIGKMDPPEPYQPDEEISKDILIVGGGVAGLTAAKEVSRAGYKAVLVEREKHLGGFQKSVTKIATFPYKGIKDNDLESLIQDVTKDDNVTVYTGAKVQKTVGGPGVFKVTIAQNGATKEHRVGAIVMAAGWKAYDPTQLDAKLGYGQSPNVITNVQFEEMVQAGGVKRPSDGGSVRNVAFLQCAGQRDPEKLPYCSSVCCITSLKQAIYIKENDPDANVYIVFKEMRTPGQAEDLYRKAQEEGVIFIRSQDPEVKASGASVTVEALDELLGETVLIEDLDLVVLATGMVPVTAFGEDYAQVRARMSGAETEQKKEEEELEVPQDAILVSDILNLEYRQGPELPGLRYGFPDSHFICFPYETRRTGIYAAGCVRRPMGVAAAFEDGAGAAMKAIQCVELVSQGKAVHPRAGDMSFPEFFMQRCTQCKRCTEECPFGAINEDEKANPLPQPTRCRRCGVCMGACPERIISFKNYSVGMIGDMIKSIEVPEEDEEKPRILVLACENDAYPALDMAGLRRMTYNAWVRVIPMRCLGSMNLIFIADALSKGIDGVLLLGCKYGDDYQCHFIKGSELANIRLGKVKETLDRLVLESDRVRFETVAISDYDKLPKILDDFAETLEGVGPNPYKGF from the coding sequence ATGGATAAGAAGCTTGCCACGTATATTTGTACCGGATGCGGCATCGGCGATGCCTTGGACATAGAGCAATTGTCCAAGGTGGCTCAAAAGGAGTGCAAGGCCGCCTTGGTGAAAACCCATGCCTGCCTGTGCGGACAGGAAGGCGTCGACATGATCAAGGCGGACATCGACGGCCAAGGTGTCAACTGTCTGATGATTGCCGCCTGTTCTCCCCGCGTCATGTACGACGTGTTTCGCTTTCCCGGGTGTCTCGTGGATCGTGTGAATCTGCGGGAGCAGGTGGTCTGGAGTCAAAAGCCGGGGGATGAGGACACGCAGATGATGGCGGAAGATTACCTTCGGATGTCTGCGGCCAAGATCGGCAAGATGGACCCTCCAGAACCTTATCAACCCGACGAAGAGATTTCCAAGGACATTCTCATTGTGGGCGGCGGCGTGGCCGGTTTGACCGCGGCCAAGGAAGTGTCCAGGGCCGGCTACAAGGCCGTCTTGGTGGAAAGGGAAAAGCACCTGGGTGGGTTTCAGAAGTCGGTGACCAAGATCGCCACCTTTCCATACAAGGGCATTAAAGATAACGACCTGGAGAGCCTCATTCAGGACGTGACCAAAGACGACAACGTGACCGTCTATACGGGGGCCAAGGTTCAAAAGACGGTCGGAGGGCCCGGTGTTTTCAAGGTAACCATTGCGCAAAACGGGGCCACCAAGGAACACAGGGTGGGTGCCATTGTCATGGCCGCCGGGTGGAAAGCCTATGATCCGACGCAATTGGATGCCAAGTTGGGCTACGGACAATCGCCCAACGTCATCACCAATGTTCAGTTTGAAGAAATGGTTCAGGCCGGTGGCGTGAAGCGGCCGAGCGACGGTGGCAGCGTGCGGAATGTGGCCTTTTTGCAGTGTGCTGGCCAGCGCGATCCGGAAAAACTCCCCTACTGTTCTTCGGTGTGCTGCATCACAAGCCTCAAGCAGGCCATCTACATCAAGGAAAATGACCCCGACGCCAATGTTTACATTGTGTTCAAGGAAATGAGAACTCCTGGCCAAGCCGAGGACCTCTACCGCAAGGCTCAGGAAGAGGGCGTGATTTTCATTCGATCCCAGGATCCTGAGGTGAAGGCGTCCGGAGCCAGTGTCACGGTGGAAGCTCTCGACGAGCTGCTGGGGGAAACCGTCCTGATCGAAGACCTGGATCTGGTGGTTCTGGCGACGGGCATGGTTCCTGTGACGGCGTTTGGAGAAGACTACGCCCAGGTGCGAGCCCGAATGTCAGGGGCGGAAACCGAGCAAAAGAAGGAAGAGGAAGAGCTAGAGGTTCCACAGGACGCCATTCTGGTATCCGACATTCTCAACCTAGAATACCGTCAGGGACCGGAACTGCCCGGCCTTCGCTACGGTTTTCCCGATTCCCATTTCATTTGTTTTCCCTATGAAACGAGGCGAACCGGAATCTACGCCGCCGGATGCGTGCGCCGCCCCATGGGTGTGGCGGCGGCCTTTGAAGACGGCGCTGGAGCGGCCATGAAGGCTATTCAGTGCGTGGAACTGGTCAGCCAGGGCAAAGCCGTGCATCCTCGAGCCGGGGACATGAGTTTTCCCGAGTTTTTCATGCAACGCTGTACCCAATGCAAGCGGTGTACGGAAGAGTGTCCGTTTGGGGCCATTAACGAAGATGAAAAAGCCAACCCGCTGCCGCAGCCCACACGATGCCGTCGCTGTGGTGTGTGCATGGGAGCCTGCCCGGAACGCATCATCTCGTTCAAGAACTACTCCGTGGGCATGATCGGCGACATGATCAAGTCCATTGAAGTGCCAGAGGAGGATGAAGAAAAGCCAAGGATCCTTGTTCTTGCCTGTGAAAACGACGCCTATCCCGCTCTGGACATGGCGGGGCTACGCCGCATGACGTACAATGCCTGGGTTCGCGTCATACCCATGCGCTGCTTGGGGTCCATGAACCTGATCTTTATCGCCGATGCCCTGTCCAAAGGCATCGACGGGGTGCTGCTTCTGGGCTGCAAGTACGGGGACGACTACCAGTGCCACTTCATCAAGGGATCCGAACTGGCCAACATTCGTTTGGGCAAGGTCAAGGAAACGCTGGATCGCCTCGTGTTGGAATCCGACCGCGTTCGTTTTGAGACGGTGGCCATCTCCGACTACGACAAGCTACCTAAAATTTTAGATGATTTTGCGGAAACTTTGGAAGGCGTGGGGCCGAACCCCTACAAAGGATTCTAG
- a CDS encoding FAD-binding oxidoreductase: MKRTLDPPPLPKNVLRALQDIVGHEHVLTTLEDRTTYSYDASKLSALPQAVVFPADVQQVSHVVRLANRWRFPIYPRGAGSGMVGGVVPERGGVVLSLARFNRILEIHAEDMIAVVEPAVVTGVFQKTVAQYGLFYPPDPASLEFSTLGGNVATCAGGPRAVKYGVTRDYVLGLEVVLPTGERITTGTRTMKGVVGYDLTRLFVGSEGTLGVITKIVVRLIPAPEAVMTVSAVFSSIEQASQAVCAVLQARIIPTCLELLDGATLRAVEPYCPLGLSERADGMLIAEVDGPPEVLPRHVAIMEEVFRRHGAFEVFRAETPQDREKLWAARRAISPALGRIRSGKINEDVTVPRSRIADLIKFNQALARKYDLVIVSFGHAGDGNIHTNIMVDRSDAREMARAEKAVEELFREVLRLQGTISGEHGIGLTKSCFFQWEVHPEAFDAMVRIKRALDPHDIMNPGKMFLPNRAFFGTAAVTGPKRSLRP; the protein is encoded by the coding sequence GTGAAGAGGACATTGGACCCCCCTCCCTTGCCTAAAAATGTTCTTCGAGCCCTTCAAGACATCGTCGGTCATGAACACGTGCTGACGACCCTGGAAGACCGCACGACCTACAGTTATGATGCCAGCAAACTCTCCGCCCTTCCCCAGGCTGTGGTCTTTCCCGCCGATGTGCAGCAAGTCAGCCACGTGGTTCGATTGGCTAACCGGTGGCGTTTTCCCATTTATCCGCGCGGCGCCGGAAGCGGCATGGTCGGCGGCGTGGTGCCTGAGCGGGGGGGCGTGGTGCTATCCTTGGCCCGGTTCAATCGCATTTTAGAAATTCATGCCGAAGACATGATCGCCGTGGTGGAACCCGCGGTGGTCACAGGTGTCTTTCAAAAAACGGTGGCCCAATATGGGTTGTTCTATCCGCCGGATCCGGCCAGCCTGGAATTTTCCACCCTTGGCGGCAACGTGGCCACCTGTGCCGGAGGGCCTCGAGCGGTCAAGTACGGCGTGACTCGCGATTATGTGCTGGGCTTGGAAGTCGTGCTGCCCACGGGGGAGCGGATCACCACGGGCACACGAACCATGAAAGGGGTGGTGGGGTATGACCTGACCAGGCTTTTCGTGGGATCGGAAGGCACCCTGGGAGTGATCACCAAGATCGTCGTGCGCCTTATTCCAGCCCCTGAAGCCGTCATGACGGTTTCGGCCGTCTTTTCCTCCATCGAACAGGCGAGCCAGGCCGTGTGTGCCGTGCTGCAGGCCCGCATCATTCCCACATGTCTTGAACTGCTTGACGGCGCGACGCTGCGCGCTGTGGAGCCCTATTGCCCTCTGGGTCTTTCCGAAAGGGCCGATGGCATGCTCATTGCCGAAGTTGACGGCCCCCCGGAAGTCTTGCCGCGACACGTCGCCATCATGGAAGAGGTCTTTCGCCGGCACGGCGCCTTTGAGGTCTTTCGCGCGGAAACACCCCAGGACAGAGAAAAGCTTTGGGCCGCTCGGCGCGCCATTTCTCCGGCCTTGGGCCGCATTCGCTCCGGAAAGATCAACGAGGACGTCACTGTTCCCCGATCCCGCATCGCCGACCTGATCAAGTTCAACCAGGCCCTCGCACGCAAATACGACCTGGTCATCGTCAGCTTTGGCCATGCCGGAGACGGCAACATTCACACGAATATCATGGTGGATCGGTCCGACGCCCGGGAAATGGCCCGCGCCGAAAAGGCTGTGGAGGAACTCTTTCGCGAGGTACTTCGCCTTCAAGGGACCATTTCCGGAGAACACGGCATTGGCCTCACCAAGAGTTGTTTCTTCCAGTGGGAAGTGCATCCGGAAGCCTTTGACGCCATGGTGCGCATCAAGCGCGCTCTCGATCCCCACGACATCATGAACCCAGGAAAAATGTTCCTTCCCAACCGCGCCTTCTTTGGAACGGCGGCCGTCACCGGCCCAAAACGCTCCCTCAGACCATGA